The DNA segment CCACCATCACTTCGCTGTCCCGCTTCGCGCGGCTGGGCCGGGCCAAGGTGGTGCCGCTCATCGGACGCATCACGCCGCGCGGCTACAGCGCGGAAATGATGCCGGCCTGGCAGAACTACCCCACCGACGACATCGAGGCCGACACCGCCCGCATGAACCGCGAACTGCAGCAGTGGATCGACACCATGCCGGGGCAGTATTACTGGGTGCACCGGCGCTTCAAGTCGCGTCCGGCCGGCGAACCGTCGGTCTATCGCTGAAGCCGGCCTGCCGCCGCCGTGTGCCTGGCAGCGGCGGCCGCTGCTAGCGCGTCTCCTTCAGGAAATCCCCGATTTCGCTCGCCACGCGGTCCGGCTGTTCATGCACCAGCCAGTGCGATGCGCCCGGCACCGTGCGCAGCCGCAGCGCCGGCACCCAGCGGTCGAGGCCCTCGAGCAGGCCGGGGCGCAGCGCCGGGTCTTCCAGGCCCCAGAGCACCAGGGTGGGCCGGGTGATGCCGAGCATGTCGTCCGGCAGTTCAATGGCCGCGGCATGCGGCTCGCCTTCGCGCGGCGGGCGCATCGGGCTGGCCCGGTAGTAGTTGCAGGGGCCCGTGAGGCCTTCGTCCCAGGTGGCGCGGTAGCGGCCCCGCAGCTCGGGCGTGAGCCATGCGGGTGCGCTCCCGTCGGGGCGGTCGAAGAATCCGAAGAGCCGGCGGTAGCCATCCTCCGCCAGCAGGGCCTCGGCGTCGGGCCGGCAGAGGAAGTGCATGTATTCGCTGGCCTTCTGCTGCTCCGGGCTGTGCTGCAGTTCCCGCAGGAAGGTGCCGGGATGGGGCGAGTTGACGATCACCAGGCGCTCCAGCAGGCCGGGCCGCTGGTTCGCCAGGTTCCAGGCCACCGCTCCGCCCCAGTCGTGCGCGACCAGGGCGGCGAGCCGGCCGCCGGCTGCGGCAGGGCCGCATTCCGCTTCGATGAGTGCCGCCAGATCCTGAACGAGGTGTCTGGCCCGGTAGGCCTCCACGGCCTGCGGGCTGCTGGAAGGCGCGAACCCGCGCAGGAAGGGCGCCACGCAGCGGTAGCCGCCGTTCTCGGGGCGCGCGAAATGCTCCAGCATCCCGTCCCAGATGAAGGCGCCCTCGGGGAAGCCGTGCAGGAAGACCAAGACCGGGCGTCCGGGCGCGCCGCGCGTGCGGCAGTGCAGGGTGATGCCGTGGGGCAGCGGATGGAGCGTGGTATCGGTCATGTGCGCGGCGGTCCGTGGGGCCACCCGCGCGGGTCGTCCACGCGGGTCGTCAGGGGGTTGCTAAATCCTCGGGGCCGGGCGCGGGAGCGTCAGGTGGCTGCGGGCCCTCCTGCGGCCCGGCCGCTGCGGCCGGCGACGCGCCCAGGGGGTGCGACCATTGCCACAGCAGCTGCGCGACCTCGTCCACGCCCTGCTTCTTGAGGGCGGAGAACATCTTCACCTCCCCGCCGCCCGCCTGCAGTCGCGTGATGGACAGCACCCTGGCCTGCTCGGCGCGCGTGAGCTTGTCGGCCTTGGTGAGCAGCACCAGGAACTTCAGGCCGGCCTCGACGCGCGGCCGCACCGCTTCCAGCAGCGCCTCGTCCAGCTCGGTGAGGCCCAGGC comes from the Paracidovorax avenae ATCC 19860 genome and includes:
- a CDS encoding alpha/beta fold hydrolase, giving the protein MTDTTLHPLPHGITLHCRTRGAPGRPVLVFLHGFPEGAFIWDGMLEHFARPENGGYRCVAPFLRGFAPSSSPQAVEAYRARHLVQDLAALIEAECGPAAAGGRLAALVAHDWGGAVAWNLANQRPGLLERLVIVNSPHPGTFLRELQHSPEQQKASEYMHFLCRPDAEALLAEDGYRRLFGFFDRPDGSAPAWLTPELRGRYRATWDEGLTGPCNYYRASPMRPPREGEPHAAAIELPDDMLGITRPTLVLWGLEDPALRPGLLEGLDRWVPALRLRTVPGASHWLVHEQPDRVASEIGDFLKETR